From one Candidatus Eisenbacteria bacterium genomic stretch:
- a CDS encoding prolyl oligopeptidase family serine peptidase, with protein sequence MIKYPESPCDDIVEKIHGIEVKDPYRRLEDLDSNQTQQWIAAENDVTFRYLDKIPFRNSIHRRMTELWNYEKFGIPFKKGERYFFTKNNGLQNQDVLYWSESLAGEPKVLLDPNALSDDGTISLIEFAVSDDGKKLAYGLSASGSDWQEWRFMEVGSGRTLPDKLNWVKFSGAAWSKDGMDFYYSRYDEPDESDIYKGANYYHKLYKHRLNTLQSEDILIYEKPNEKEWGFEGHATHDGAYLLILIWKGTYRENGIAYLDLQDPQAQVIELLTDFDASYHFIGNTGSIFYFMTDLDAPSGRVISMDTRRGAGLEKQEIIPPAGDALQSVEFINKMFAAIYLHDAHTRIKVFNRTGEFIREIKLPGIGTVEQIRGRYDDREAFFSYTDFTTPGTICHYDMGTGELNVVWQAELPFKADDYETEQIFYDSKDGTKVPLFICHKKGIQLDGHQPALLYGYGGFNIARTPFFSVPHLVWMEMGGLFALANIRGGAEYGKEWHEQGTKLKKQNVFDDFIAAAEWLIDNKYTCPSKLAISGRSNGGLLIGACMTQRPDLFGACIPIVGVLDMLRFHKFTIGWAWTSDYGSPDDPAEFEALLAYSPYHNLKPGTAYPATLICTGDHDDRVFPAHSFKFAAALQSVQTGEQPGLIRIETKAGHGLGKPVSKLIDEATDQWAFLTTALDITPAGPAGDLVVDP encoded by the coding sequence ATGATTAAATATCCTGAATCCCCTTGTGACGATATCGTCGAAAAGATCCACGGCATCGAAGTCAAGGATCCCTATCGCCGGCTGGAAGATCTCGATTCGAACCAAACACAACAATGGATCGCGGCCGAAAACGACGTAACATTCCGGTACCTGGATAAGATCCCCTTCAGAAACAGCATCCACCGCCGCATGACAGAGTTGTGGAATTATGAAAAATTCGGCATTCCCTTTAAAAAGGGAGAACGGTATTTCTTCACAAAAAACAACGGGCTCCAAAACCAAGATGTTCTCTACTGGTCTGAATCCTTGGCCGGGGAACCAAAAGTTCTTTTGGATCCAAATGCCCTCTCTGATGATGGAACGATCTCACTCATCGAGTTCGCCGTCAGCGATGACGGCAAGAAACTGGCCTATGGCCTCTCGGCATCGGGTTCCGACTGGCAGGAATGGCGATTCATGGAGGTCGGAAGCGGCCGGACTCTCCCGGACAAACTAAACTGGGTTAAATTCTCGGGAGCGGCCTGGTCAAAAGATGGGATGGATTTTTATTACAGCCGTTATGACGAGCCAGATGAAAGCGATATCTACAAGGGCGCAAATTACTACCACAAGCTGTACAAGCATCGCCTCAACACGCTTCAATCTGAAGATATTTTGATCTATGAAAAGCCCAATGAGAAGGAATGGGGATTTGAAGGGCATGCTACACATGACGGGGCGTACCTGCTCATCCTGATTTGGAAAGGGACGTATCGTGAAAACGGCATCGCTTATCTCGATCTCCAAGACCCTCAGGCGCAGGTTATCGAGCTGCTGACCGATTTCGACGCCTCCTACCATTTTATCGGTAATACCGGCTCCATCTTCTATTTTATGACCGATCTTGATGCTCCTTCAGGAAGGGTCATCTCCATGGATACGCGCCGCGGCGCAGGCTTGGAGAAACAGGAGATCATCCCCCCCGCCGGCGATGCCCTTCAAAGCGTCGAGTTTATCAATAAGATGTTCGCCGCTATCTATCTGCACGATGCGCATACACGCATAAAAGTCTTCAATAGAACCGGAGAGTTTATCCGCGAAATAAAGCTGCCGGGAATCGGGACGGTCGAGCAGATCCGTGGACGGTATGACGACAGGGAGGCCTTCTTCTCATACACTGATTTTACGACACCCGGCACCATCTGCCATTATGATATGGGAACCGGCGAGTTGAATGTCGTCTGGCAGGCCGAGCTTCCTTTCAAGGCCGATGATTATGAAACCGAGCAGATCTTCTATGACAGCAAAGACGGAACAAAGGTGCCCCTGTTTATCTGCCATAAGAAGGGGATCCAGCTCGACGGCCATCAACCGGCACTCCTTTACGGCTATGGCGGATTCAATATCGCCAGGACCCCATTCTTCTCGGTACCGCACCTTGTATGGATGGAAATGGGCGGTCTCTTCGCGCTCGCGAATATCCGGGGAGGAGCGGAATACGGAAAGGAATGGCATGAACAGGGCACAAAGCTAAAAAAACAAAATGTCTTTGATGATTTCATCGCCGCGGCCGAGTGGCTGATCGACAACAAATATACGTGCCCATCGAAACTGGCCATCAGCGGGCGCAGCAATGGCGGCCTGCTTATCGGAGCCTGCATGACGCAGCGGCCCGATCTATTCGGCGCCTGCATCCCCATTGTCGGCGTCCTCGACATGCTGAGGTTTCACAAATTCACGATCGGCTGGGCTTGGACATCCGACTATGGTTCGCCGGACGACCCGGCGGAATTCGAAGCGCTCCTGGCCTATTCCCCTTATCACAACTTGAAGCCGGGAACGGCCTATCCGGCGACCCTGATCTGCACCGGAGACCACGACGACCGGGTCTTTCCAGCTCACAGTTTTAAATTCGCCGCGGCCTTGCAGAGTGTTCAAACAGGTGAACAACCGGGTCTTATCCGTATTGAAACCAAAGCCGGTCACGGCCTTGGAAAGCCGGTCTCAAAACTGATCGATGAGGCCACGGACCAATGGGCCTTCTTGACGACGGCGCTCGACATAACACCTGCGGGTCCCGCCGGAGATCTGGTGGTGGATCCATAG
- a CDS encoding M55 family metallopeptidase: MKIYISADIEGIAGVSHWDEAEKKHPDCNDSRTQMTAEVIAACEGIYQAGDAEIWIKDAHDTGRNIHAAKLPESVKLIRGWSAHPFMMLQELDDSFDAVMMIGYHSRAGADTNPLSHTLTGAVNYIKINDLFVSEFLVHAYAAALVDVPVVFLSGDEGLCQEVIGINPHIKTNAVMRGIGDSAISIHPALAVKLTRERVKQALESDISKCKIPLPYHFSVKISYKKHMKAYRASFYPGAKLIDPQCVSYAADDYFEVLRFFYFTVL, from the coding sequence ATGAAAATCTACATCAGCGCTGATATAGAAGGGATCGCCGGCGTCTCCCATTGGGATGAGGCCGAAAAGAAACACCCCGACTGCAATGATTCCAGAACGCAGATGACAGCGGAGGTTATCGCCGCCTGTGAGGGTATCTACCAGGCCGGTGACGCCGAGATCTGGATCAAGGACGCGCATGATACCGGAAGAAATATTCACGCGGCAAAATTACCCGAATCGGTAAAGCTGATCCGCGGATGGAGCGCCCATCCCTTTATGATGCTTCAGGAGCTGGACGACAGCTTTGACGCCGTCATGATGATCGGATACCACTCCCGCGCCGGGGCCGATACAAATCCGCTGTCCCATACACTGACGGGAGCGGTCAATTACATAAAGATCAACGACCTATTCGTGTCGGAATTTCTTGTTCATGCTTACGCCGCCGCGCTGGTCGATGTTCCGGTTGTCTTCCTCTCCGGCGACGAGGGACTCTGCCAGGAGGTCATCGGGATCAACCCGCATATCAAAACGAACGCCGTGATGCGCGGGATCGGCGACTCCGCGATCAGCATCCACCCCGCCCTCGCCGTCAAATTGACAAGAGAACGGGTCAAGCAGGCGCTGGAAAGCGACATCTCCAAATGTAAAATCCCTCTTCCGTATCATTTCTCAGTGAAAATTTCCTACAAGAAGCATATGAAGGCCTACCGCGCCTCTTTTTATCCGGGAGCAAAACTCATCGATCCGCAATGTGTTTCATATGCGGCGGATGATTATTTCGAAGTCCTGCGCTTCTTCTACTTCACTGTCCTTTGA
- a CDS encoding flavin reductase, whose translation MIRREIPFGKFLVKPHDLWGRQSMLLTSGDFKKRDFNTMTVGWGSFGTMWQLPFAQAVVRPTRHTFEFMERHNSFTLCAFPREYREKLTLLGTKSGRDGDKIAEAGLTPIPSKTIDAPGFEEAELIIECRKIYWDDMQPDRFLHPSTESHYPAKDYHRIYFGEIRAVYGSDLYSA comes from the coding sequence ATGATTCGGCGAGAGATACCTTTCGGTAAATTTCTGGTAAAGCCGCATGATCTCTGGGGCAGGCAATCGATGCTCCTCACCAGCGGCGACTTTAAAAAAAGGGATTTCAATACCATGACGGTCGGATGGGGAAGTTTCGGCACAATGTGGCAATTGCCCTTTGCTCAGGCCGTTGTCCGCCCCACGCGGCACACTTTCGAATTCATGGAAAGGCACAACTCTTTCACACTCTGCGCCTTTCCCCGGGAATACCGTGAAAAGCTTACGTTGCTGGGCACAAAATCAGGCCGTGATGGCGACAAAATCGCCGAAGCCGGTTTAACACCCATCCCCTCCAAGACAATCGACGCCCCCGGCTTCGAGGAAGCTGAGCTGATTATCGAATGCCGGAAGATCTACTGGGATGACATGCAACCGGACCGGTTTCTTCACCCTTCAACTGAATCGCACTACCCCGCCAAAGATTATCACCGGATCTATTTTGGTGAGATCAGGGCGGTTTATGGAAGCGACCTGTATTCAGCGTAA
- a CDS encoding T9SS type A sorting domain-containing protein has translation MKFPAFFCIIALMIANGLMVTPPALADPPSTFDLRNVGGENYVTSIKSQQGGTCWTHGAMAAIEGNLLMTGAWAAAGESGEPNLAEYHLDWWNGFNQHNNDDRLPPSGGGLEVHMGGDYLVTAAYLGRLEGAVRDIDGQSFDDPPLRSDASYHYFYPRDIEWYTAGSDLSRINTIKNKIMSEGVMGTCMCYDGGFISNYIHYQPPSSLLDPNHAIAIIGWNDNLVTQAPLPGAWLCKNSWGEGWGNAGCFWISYYDKHCCQNPEMGAISFQDVEPLQYDTVYYHDYHGWRATKTDCSEGFNTFTAVNNEALYSVSFYTAADNVTYTIKIYDRFVDGNLLDELASKTGTIEFKGFHTVDLDAPVGLSEGDDFHIYVELSDGGHAFDRSSDVPVLLGAQYRTTVESISHPGESYYRENSVWLDMYDYADSPWPSGTANLCIKGLTKKIGMEINPSLGFQSEGPEGGPFTPSSQTYEFTYRGMDSIDYEITLEPAVNWLTLTGDLSGTLAPDQPANILAEINSSAEILTAGAHLAVIHFTNTTNHLGDSNRNVVLAIGAGAVKHEWLMDTDPGWTTEDQWAFGAPQGLGGQHGGTDPTSGNTGVNVYGYNLAGDYPNNLPERHLTTSPIDCTNLYNVHLKFQRWLGVEEPAYDHAYVRVSKDGINWNTVWTNSLEIADVSWNEQDINISAIANNQGTVYIRWTMGTTDEGWTYCGWNIDDVQILALDPASASDIGEFDQKISLGLETGQPNPFSPATLIHYTLPGKEKIRLRIFDSQGRRVATLVDAWQDGGRHAVRWNGNNDLGIPVGSGVYFAQLEAGPNTRTRKLILAR, from the coding sequence ATGAAATTTCCTGCTTTCTTTTGCATCATTGCCTTGATGATAGCCAATGGCCTGATGGTAACGCCTCCTGCTCTTGCCGATCCACCGAGCACCTTCGATTTAAGGAACGTGGGCGGCGAAAACTATGTGACTTCAATTAAGAGCCAGCAGGGCGGCACCTGCTGGACCCATGGCGCCATGGCGGCGATCGAAGGAAATCTGTTGATGACGGGAGCATGGGCCGCAGCGGGTGAGTCGGGGGAACCGAATCTGGCGGAATACCACCTCGATTGGTGGAATGGTTTCAATCAACACAACAATGATGACAGATTGCCTCCATCCGGCGGCGGCCTGGAAGTTCATATGGGCGGTGATTACCTGGTCACGGCGGCCTATCTCGGCCGGCTGGAGGGGGCTGTCCGCGATATCGACGGCCAGTCCTTCGACGATCCGCCCCTGAGAAGCGATGCCAGCTATCACTATTTTTATCCCCGCGATATCGAATGGTATACTGCCGGATCGGATCTGAGCCGGATCAATACAATCAAAAACAAGATCATGTCCGAAGGGGTCATGGGAACATGCATGTGTTATGACGGCGGATTTATATCCAACTATATACATTACCAGCCCCCCAGCAGCCTATTGGACCCTAATCATGCCATCGCGATTATCGGATGGAATGACAATCTTGTGACCCAGGCCCCTTTGCCCGGCGCCTGGTTGTGTAAAAACAGCTGGGGCGAGGGGTGGGGGAACGCAGGCTGTTTCTGGATTTCCTATTATGACAAACACTGTTGCCAGAACCCGGAAATGGGGGCCATTTCATTCCAGGATGTCGAGCCCCTGCAATACGACACTGTTTATTATCATGATTATCACGGCTGGCGGGCGACAAAAACCGATTGCAGTGAAGGATTCAATACATTCACAGCCGTGAATAATGAAGCTTTGTACAGTGTCAGTTTTTACACCGCCGCAGATAATGTCACCTACACTATTAAAATCTATGATCGCTTTGTCGACGGAAACCTTCTGGATGAACTGGCGTCCAAGACCGGAACCATCGAATTTAAGGGATTTCACACCGTCGATTTGGACGCTCCGGTGGGTTTATCGGAAGGTGACGATTTTCATATCTATGTGGAGTTGTCCGACGGCGGTCATGCTTTTGATAGATCTTCGGATGTGCCGGTTCTTCTCGGCGCCCAGTACAGGACAACCGTCGAATCCATCTCTCATCCCGGCGAAAGCTATTATCGCGAAAACTCAGTGTGGCTGGATATGTATGATTATGCCGATTCCCCCTGGCCCAGCGGCACGGCGAATCTTTGTATAAAGGGACTGACAAAGAAAATCGGCATGGAGATCAATCCCTCTCTCGGTTTCCAGTCCGAAGGCCCCGAAGGAGGGCCCTTCACGCCTTCCAGCCAAACTTATGAATTCACCTACCGGGGTATGGATTCGATAGATTACGAAATCACTCTCGAACCCGCCGTCAATTGGCTCACCCTCACAGGCGACCTGTCCGGCACTCTGGCGCCGGATCAGCCGGCGAATATACTTGCCGAGATCAATTCCAGTGCGGAAATTCTGACGGCCGGCGCTCATCTGGCGGTCATCCATTTCACCAATACGACGAACCATCTTGGCGACTCGAACCGCAATGTCGTTCTGGCCATCGGTGCGGGCGCCGTGAAGCATGAATGGCTCATGGATACGGATCCGGGATGGACAACAGAAGATCAGTGGGCTTTCGGCGCTCCGCAGGGACTCGGCGGCCAGCATGGGGGGACTGATCCAACCAGTGGAAATACGGGAGTTAATGTTTATGGTTACAATCTCGCCGGTGACTACCCTAACAATCTCCCTGAGCGCCATCTCACAACATCGCCCATCGACTGCACAAACCTGTACAATGTTCACCTAAAGTTCCAACGATGGCTGGGTGTTGAGGAACCGGCCTACGATCATGCCTATGTGCGGGTCTCCAAAGACGGCATAAACTGGAACACGGTTTGGACCAATAGCCTGGAGATCGCCGATGTGTCCTGGAACGAGCAGGATATCAACATCTCTGCTATAGCGAACAACCAAGGCACCGTCTATATCCGATGGACAATGGGGACGACCGATGAGGGCTGGACCTACTGCGGGTGGAATATCGACGACGTACAAATTCTGGCGCTTGATCCGGCATCGGCAAGTGATATTGGAGAGTTCGATCAGAAGATTTCTTTAGGCCTCGAAACGGGACAGCCGAATCCCTTCTCGCCGGCGACGTTGATTCATTATACATTGCCCGGCAAAGAGAAGATCCGCCTGCGCATCTTCGACAGCCAGGGCCGGCGGGTTGCGACGCTTGTCGATGCATGGCAGGACGGCGGCCGGCATGCTGTCCGTTGGAATGGGAATAACGATCTTGGCATCCCGGTCGGGTCCGGTGTCTACTTCGCTCAATTGGAGGCAGGTCCCAACACCAGAACACGCAAGCTCATCTTGGCAAGATAA
- a CDS encoding VOC family protein, translated as MERKLFKFAHVNIVARDWRKLSAFYEQVFGCERVPPERDLEGEAIDHLTGLPQARIRGIHLRLPGCGADGPTLEIFQYNISEARPGTAIHRPGFAHIAFKVDDVDEIRSAVLSAGGGAIGKTVALEIKDGGHLTAVYLTDPEGNIIECQRWED; from the coding sequence ATGGAAAGAAAATTGTTTAAATTTGCGCATGTAAATATAGTGGCCCGCGACTGGCGCAAATTGTCGGCGTTCTACGAGCAAGTCTTCGGATGCGAAAGAGTTCCGCCCGAGCGGGATCTCGAGGGCGAAGCTATCGATCATTTGACGGGACTACCGCAAGCGAGGATCCGCGGGATTCATCTTCGGCTGCCCGGTTGCGGGGCGGATGGCCCGACATTGGAGATCTTTCAGTATAACATTTCAGAGGCAAGGCCTGGAACAGCGATCCACCGGCCTGGATTCGCGCATATCGCCTTTAAAGTTGATGATGTTGATGAGATCCGAAGCGCCGTTCTCTCGGCCGGCGGCGGCGCTATCGGGAAAACGGTGGCCCTTGAAATAAAAGACGGCGGGCACCTCACCGCCGTCTATCTTACCGATCCAGAGGGAAACATCATCGAGTGCCAGCGTTGGGAGGATTAG
- a CDS encoding S8 family serine peptidase, which yields MRRNIVSPDNHARRIVFISILLAGFWITTSFGMEPAAGGSNQVLLKAGRLTPVDGDLHAGLDYLRDHADRPSAHLLVQLRTIPDLSMRRRLEIQGIHLQQYIPNRSWLASVPTDINKTVLAAAGVSWLYPLSAEEKIDRRILEGARAPWAVTHDGDLICVVEMYKDIPLERGRALMESQTTLFSARLRSLNAYFAVLHPGQIRALASFDEVQMISLRPPDLEPLNDGVREALGVDPVQEPPYDLDGSGVDILVYDTGLIDTHPDFGDRVVWGELGAVDMHATHMAGTIAGDGTNSGGLLRGMAPAAGLISYIYEACNPYCLYNSPLDIEDNYYDAAWIYGADLANNSIGSHIAQNGYPCEWEGDYELVAWVMDAISCGALGLPFLSVWSVGNERSDGRCGTTYGTVGIPATAKNVIAVGSTMSNDHSMTWFSSWGPVDDGRIRPDICAPGCQVGGDNGVTSTIPGGGYESWCGNSMSPPSVSGILALALQQLRQITGDPEYQPLPSTLKALLINTAQDEGPIGPDFQFGYGEVRAQGAIDAIRDGDALEEASLEQDQVDAYQFQLGRDEGEIKITVVWSDPPGSQFAEIALINDLDITLTSPGGVSYDPWVLDHTQPESPAINGGDHLNPVEQVWVADPEEGLWTLFVSGTSIPEGPQSYSLSANLPLLRGPAAVEEPIVARPDAESNYPNPFKNSTTIQFRMRPPAGGVEIAIQDIRGRRVRTLIDERPSNGLCRLSWDGCNDRGEKMPAGFYFYNVKGLQDAGHVTGKGRMLLVR from the coding sequence ATGCGTCGCAACATAGTTTCTCCGGATAACCATGCCCGCCGGATCGTCTTTATCAGTATCCTTCTGGCCGGATTTTGGATCACCACGAGTTTTGGAATGGAGCCGGCCGCTGGCGGATCAAACCAGGTGCTGCTCAAGGCCGGTCGATTGACGCCGGTCGACGGCGATCTTCATGCCGGTCTCGATTATCTCCGGGATCATGCCGATCGTCCATCGGCACACTTGTTGGTTCAGCTGCGCACGATACCGGATCTTTCAATGCGGAGGCGTCTGGAGATCCAGGGTATTCATCTGCAGCAATACATTCCGAACAGGTCCTGGCTGGCTTCCGTCCCCACCGATATCAATAAGACGGTTCTCGCGGCGGCCGGCGTTAGCTGGCTCTACCCTCTGTCGGCCGAGGAGAAGATCGATAGGCGCATTCTTGAAGGCGCCCGGGCTCCTTGGGCCGTCACCCATGATGGGGATCTGATTTGCGTTGTTGAAATGTATAAGGATATCCCCCTGGAGCGGGGAAGAGCGTTGATGGAGTCTCAAACAACACTCTTCAGCGCCCGGTTGCGATCGCTGAACGCTTATTTTGCCGTCCTTCATCCGGGGCAGATACGCGCCCTGGCATCATTTGACGAGGTTCAAATGATCAGTCTCCGGCCGCCGGATCTCGAACCGCTGAATGACGGAGTGCGAGAGGCGCTGGGTGTCGATCCTGTTCAAGAACCTCCCTATGACCTTGATGGTTCGGGTGTTGACATTCTCGTCTATGATACCGGCCTTATCGATACCCATCCCGATTTCGGAGACCGTGTGGTTTGGGGTGAGCTGGGTGCGGTCGATATGCACGCCACGCATATGGCCGGGACGATAGCGGGGGACGGCACAAACAGCGGCGGCCTGCTGCGGGGGATGGCGCCGGCGGCGGGGCTGATCTCTTATATCTATGAGGCCTGCAATCCTTATTGCTTGTACAATTCACCGCTCGATATCGAAGATAACTATTATGATGCGGCTTGGATATATGGAGCCGACCTGGCCAACAACTCCATCGGCTCCCACATCGCGCAAAACGGATATCCCTGCGAGTGGGAAGGGGATTATGAACTGGTTGCGTGGGTCATGGACGCGATCAGTTGCGGCGCGTTGGGCCTCCCATTCTTGAGTGTGTGGTCGGTCGGGAATGAGCGTTCCGACGGCCGGTGCGGCACCACTTATGGAACGGTCGGTATCCCGGCGACCGCCAAGAATGTGATCGCCGTCGGTTCCACAATGTCCAACGATCATTCAATGACCTGGTTCTCCAGCTGGGGGCCGGTCGATGACGGGCGGATCCGTCCCGATATCTGCGCGCCCGGATGTCAAGTCGGTGGCGACAATGGCGTGACCTCTACCATACCAGGCGGCGGTTATGAATCGTGGTGTGGGAACTCGATGTCGCCTCCTTCGGTATCCGGCATCCTCGCGCTGGCGCTCCAGCAGCTGCGTCAAATCACCGGCGATCCTGAATACCAGCCCCTGCCCTCAACGTTAAAGGCGCTTCTCATCAACACGGCGCAGGATGAAGGTCCGATAGGACCCGATTTCCAGTTTGGATACGGCGAAGTAAGGGCGCAGGGCGCCATCGACGCCATCCGCGACGGAGATGCTCTTGAGGAGGCATCTTTAGAGCAAGACCAGGTTGATGCCTACCAGTTCCAGTTGGGGCGGGATGAGGGGGAGATCAAGATCACTGTCGTCTGGTCGGATCCGCCGGGATCACAGTTTGCAGAGATCGCGCTCATTAACGATCTCGACATCACGCTGACCTCTCCCGGCGGCGTTTCTTATGATCCGTGGGTCTTGGATCATACTCAGCCCGAGTCTCCCGCGATCAATGGAGGGGATCACTTGAATCCGGTCGAACAGGTTTGGGTCGCCGACCCGGAAGAAGGCCTTTGGACCCTGTTTGTCAGTGGAACGAGTATCCCCGAGGGGCCGCAGAGTTATTCTCTTTCAGCGAATCTGCCGCTCCTGAGGGGTCCGGCCGCTGTCGAGGAGCCGATCGTCGCTAGGCCCGATGCGGAGTCGAATTACCCGAATCCCTTTAAAAATTCGACAACGATCCAGTTCCGGATGCGCCCGCCGGCCGGGGGTGTCGAGATTGCTATTCAGGATATTCGAGGACGTAGAGTCAGAACGCTGATCGATGAGCGGCCGTCTAACGGACTTTGCCGCCTATCCTGGGATGGTTGCAATGACCGGGGCGAGAAGATGCCGGCTGGGTTCTATTTCTATAATGTTAAAGGCTTGCAAGATGCCGGTCATGTGACGGGGAAAGGAAGAATGCTCTTAGTGCGGTAG
- a CDS encoding reductive dehalogenase, translating into MSLISFIFIASGLAASLFLAAFVAGSIFERAARPIFRSAVLFLVFTVLWFGAGPLFNPPDWCRLLAALSLLSLGIAFFAPIGKTEGIRIGEITERVDERDVVFSREEYFPGSKAYEEYYTDHPEKKDVDDKIRELPALLEVGGRYYDKQESEQLHNIMKVTENLTTKVDGGVAPERFEVDRTETTKYIKRLIRRLGATDVGIAALNPMYLYSHVGRGPEPWGSAIENHHRYVIVFTLEMNAGRVRRAPELPITEESLTQYLRGAHLSISLAAYIRSLGYPARAHISGSNYQIMLPPAAHDAGLGELGRMGYLITPKEGGRVRLGAVTTDLPLDTDQPITFGVQDFCAKCKKCAVNCPPGAIPNKGKADIRGVEKWRMNMESCLRYWRHIGTDCGICMKVCPFSHPPTWAHNIIRFGIRKSSFARTVSVWGDDFIYGKKIV; encoded by the coding sequence ATGAGCCTCATATCCTTTATATTTATTGCATCCGGGTTGGCCGCTTCTCTTTTTTTGGCCGCTTTCGTTGCCGGCTCCATTTTCGAAAGAGCCGCCCGCCCCATTTTTCGAAGCGCCGTCCTGTTCCTCGTCTTCACCGTTCTCTGGTTCGGCGCCGGTCCTCTTTTTAATCCGCCGGATTGGTGCCGACTGCTGGCCGCCCTTTCTCTGCTGTCACTCGGCATCGCCTTCTTTGCACCCATTGGAAAAACAGAAGGAATTCGAATCGGGGAAATCACAGAGCGGGTTGACGAGAGAGATGTCGTTTTCTCGCGCGAGGAGTATTTTCCTGGATCCAAGGCATACGAAGAGTATTACACCGATCATCCGGAGAAAAAAGACGTCGACGACAAGATCAGAGAGTTGCCGGCGCTTTTGGAGGTTGGCGGCCGATACTACGACAAACAAGAATCCGAACAGCTTCACAATATCATGAAGGTCACCGAGAACCTCACAACAAAGGTGGACGGCGGGGTTGCGCCGGAAAGATTCGAAGTTGACCGAACGGAAACAACAAAGTATATCAAAAGACTGATCCGCCGTCTTGGAGCAACGGATGTCGGCATCGCCGCGCTCAACCCGATGTATCTTTACTCGCATGTCGGGCGCGGACCGGAACCCTGGGGTTCAGCCATAGAGAATCATCACCGCTATGTCATTGTTTTCACATTAGAGATGAATGCCGGCCGGGTCAGGCGCGCCCCTGAATTGCCGATAACGGAAGAATCGCTCACACAGTATTTGCGCGGCGCGCATCTTTCTATTTCATTGGCGGCTTATATCCGGTCGCTTGGATATCCCGCCAGAGCCCATATTTCAGGAAGCAACTATCAGATCATGCTCCCACCGGCGGCGCATGACGCCGGTCTCGGTGAATTGGGGCGGATGGGCTACCTTATCACCCCGAAGGAAGGGGGCCGGGTCCGGTTGGGCGCCGTCACAACCGATCTGCCCCTCGATACCGATCAGCCGATCACCTTCGGCGTTCAGGACTTTTGCGCCAAATGCAAAAAATGCGCAGTGAACTGCCCACCCGGCGCCATACCCAATAAGGGTAAAGCAGACATTCGAGGTGTCGAGAAATGGCGGATGAATATGGAATCTTGCCTGCGGTACTGGCGCCATATCGGCACCGACTGCGGCATTTGCATGAAGGTTTGTCCGTTCAGCCATCCGCCCACATGGGCTCACAATATTATCCGTTTTGGAATCAGGAAGTCATCATTCGCCCGCACGGTTTCCGTGTGGGGAGATGATTTTATTTATGGAAAGAAAATTGTTTAA